The following are encoded in a window of Methanobrevibacter ruminantium M1 genomic DNA:
- a CDS encoding ATP-binding protein, giving the protein MVKRELYMNKINSFIDKDLIKIITGVRRSGKSYFFKLIINELKERGVAEENILLIDFELPQYRHIKTSEELDEIVLDFIDSHPEKTYLFFDEIQNVSEWELSVNSYYKLSKSDIYITGSNFKLLSKELASFLTGRYVSINMYPFSFNEFIDYKKEIGSLPINSNELNTELENYFDEYFRYGGFPTAISSNDHKEIILNDLYSSIILNDIVTRYEIRNVGLFSRIIKFLIENVGNLISANSLYNYLRGQGMEITKPTIYNYLNYLESANILSKITREDLVGKREINGSEKYYLIDQGFYRSQLEIKQENTGRIIENIVYLELLRRGYTITIGCIGKLEVDFVCKRNNERIYIQVAYYLSSDETIEREFEPLRRISDNYPKYVLSMDKTDQSREGIKHLNIIQFLRSSEDI; this is encoded by the coding sequence ATGGTGAAAAGAGAATTATATATGAATAAAATCAATAGCTTCATTGATAAGGATTTAATAAAAATAATAACCGGTGTAAGACGTAGCGGCAAATCTTACTTTTTTAAATTAATCATTAATGAACTAAAGGAAAGAGGAGTGGCTGAAGAAAATATTCTTTTAATAGATTTTGAACTTCCTCAATACAGACATATAAAAACAAGTGAAGAGTTAGATGAGATTGTATTGGATTTCATTGATTCACATCCTGAAAAAACATATCTCTTTTTTGATGAGATACAAAATGTTTCCGAGTGGGAGCTGTCTGTAAATTCATATTATAAATTATCAAAAAGCGATATTTACATTACCGGTTCCAATTTTAAATTATTATCTAAAGAATTAGCTAGCTTTTTAACAGGGCGTTATGTTTCAATTAACATGTATCCTTTTTCATTTAATGAATTTATTGATTATAAAAAGGAGATTGGGTCTCTGCCTATAAATAGCAATGAATTAAATACCGAGCTTGAAAATTATTTCGATGAATATTTTCGCTATGGCGGTTTTCCTACAGCGATTTCTTCTAATGACCATAAGGAGATAATATTGAATGATTTATATTCATCAATTATTTTAAATGACATCGTCACAAGATATGAGATAAGAAATGTAGGCCTATTCAGTAGGATAATCAAGTTTTTAATTGAAAATGTAGGAAATTTGATATCTGCCAATTCCTTGTATAATTATTTAAGAGGACAAGGTATGGAAATTACCAAACCAACAATATACAATTATCTAAATTATTTGGAAAGTGCTAATATACTATCTAAAATTACAAGGGAGGATTTAGTAGGCAAAAGAGAAATTAACGGTTCTGAAAAGTATTATTTGATAGACCAAGGATTTTATAGGTCCCAGTTGGAGATTAAACAAGAAAATACTGGCAGAATCATAGAAAATATTGTTTACTTGGAATTACTTAGGAGAGGTTACACAATCACTATAGGATGCATTGGAAAATTGGAAGTTGATTTTGTATGCAAAAGGAACAATGAGAGGATATATATTCAAGTTGCATATTATTTAAGCAGTGATGAAACCATTGAAAGGGAATTTGAACCTTTAAGGAGAATATCAGATAACTATCCGAAATATGTTTTATCCATGGATAAGACAGACCAATCTCGTGAAGGCATTAAACATTTAAACATAATTCAATTCTTAAGATCTTCTGAAGATATTTGA
- a CDS encoding ATP-binding protein, protein MKIKGDYMTVKVFISSNQNEFFEERKLIKKELESDSMFKNYVDVFVFEENEARSLSPQENFIEGLYNSDVYIGLIGSSYGDIKDNGLSSTEYEYEIFSRLKNKQNIYFFIKDSNEREDKALDFIERIKSDTSFKIFHNTVELIEEIKRSLKAHINQSLSNQEFDFQLLAESSCDDVSKEALDLLFDSIDYQPILDLLGNRDMESILEILSLGKKDLSGTFRLNNAGALFLAENIEKFNIEHEVKLVRFKGNTKLEMIDKCYTTSPFFILLKEFEHFYWKNIKVGSVINGLRRVNIPEYPFNAIREAMINALAHRDYSFKGSFIQFYIYDDRIEIISPGNLLYPLKVSNLKNIEVPVHRNKNICNLFSKTIFMEHVGSGIQRMCDEMRKSGLREPEFINGEGFFKVIFWGPNGKLIYPEEAVDNNVLDLTKVGLNDRQIRALSRIVNEKVKYSYERYSNEFDVSKSTSKRDLNDLAKKGLVIENKSNRRNYYFVE, encoded by the coding sequence ATGAAGATTAAAGGTGATTATATGACTGTAAAAGTCTTTATAAGCAGTAATCAAAATGAATTCTTTGAAGAAAGGAAGTTAATCAAAAAAGAGCTCGAATCTGATTCCATGTTTAAAAACTATGTTGATGTTTTTGTTTTTGAAGAAAATGAAGCAAGATCCTTATCTCCACAGGAAAATTTCATCGAAGGATTATATAATTCCGATGTATATATCGGTCTTATCGGATCATCTTATGGCGATATAAAGGACAATGGATTATCCTCTACAGAATATGAATATGAGATTTTCAGCAGACTTAAGAACAAACAGAATATCTATTTTTTTATAAAGGATTCCAATGAAAGAGAAGATAAGGCTCTGGATTTCATTGAAAGAATTAAAAGCGATACAAGCTTTAAAATTTTTCACAATACTGTAGAGCTCATTGAAGAGATAAAAAGGAGCCTAAAGGCACATATAAATCAGAGTCTAAGCAATCAGGAATTTGACTTTCAATTGTTAGCAGAATCCAGTTGTGACGATGTTAGCAAGGAAGCTTTAGATTTGCTTTTTGATTCCATTGATTATCAGCCTATACTGGATTTATTAGGTAATCGTGATATGGAGAGCATATTAGAAATCTTAAGCTTGGGAAAGAAAGATTTGTCAGGAACTTTTCGTTTAAACAATGCCGGTGCCTTATTTTTAGCAGAAAACATTGAAAAGTTTAACATTGAGCATGAAGTGAAACTGGTTAGGTTTAAAGGGAATACCAAATTGGAAATGATTGACAAATGCTATACCACCAGTCCTTTCTTTATTCTTTTAAAGGAGTTTGAACATTTCTATTGGAAAAACATTAAAGTGGGCTCTGTCATTAACGGCTTGCGACGTGTAAATATTCCAGAATATCCCTTTAATGCCATCAGGGAGGCTATGATAAATGCTTTGGCCCATAGGGATTATAGCTTTAAGGGCAGTTTCATTCAATTTTATATCTATGACGATAGGATTGAGATAATTAGTCCGGGAAATCTTTTGTATCCATTAAAGGTTTCTAATTTGAAGAATATTGAAGTCCCTGTGCACCGAAATAAGAATATTTGTAATTTGTTCTCCAAAACCATTTTTATGGAGCACGTTGGCTCTGGAATTCAGCGCATGTGTGATGAGATGAGAAAGTCTGGCTTGAGGGAACCTGAATTTATAAACGGCGAGGGATTCTTTAAGGTAATATTTTGGGGACCTAATGGAAAATTGATCTATCCGGAAGAGGCTGTGGATAATAATGTTTTGGACCTAACTAAAGTAGGGTTGAATGATAGGCAGATAAGAGCATTGTCAAGAATAGTTAATGAAAAAGTAAAATATTCCTATGAAAGATATTCTAATGAGTTTGATGTGTCTAAATCAACTTCTAAACGAGATTTAAATGATTTGGCTAAGAAAGGGCTAGTTATTGAAAATAAATCCAATAGAAGAAATTATTATTTTGTTGAATAA
- a CDS encoding BRO family protein produces the protein MIDESILNLFKDEKIRSIWDDKTGDYYYSIVDLISIITESKNPDKYWSDLKRKMKKDEYNLLNKYIVQMEMPSSNGKMRLTDAGDIETVLRIIQAVPSPNAEPYKEWLAQVANECLEEYINPELAIEMAIGAYRKKGYSEEWISRKLFSMEIRNGLKKEGFKEKTNREHVLDSLA, from the coding sequence ATGATAGACGAATCAATACTCAATTTATTTAAAGACGAAAAAATAAGGTCCATTTGGGATGATAAGACAGGAGATTACTACTATTCAATTGTTGACCTTATTTCAATCATTACCGAAAGCAAAAATCCTGATAAATATTGGTCTGATTTGAAAAGAAAGATGAAAAAGGATGAATACAACCTATTGAATAAATATATAGTTCAGATGGAAATGCCCTCCTCTAATGGCAAGATGCGTTTGACAGATGCAGGGGATATTGAAACGGTTTTGCGAATAATACAAGCAGTTCCATCACCAAATGCAGAGCCTTATAAGGAATGGCTAGCCCAAGTGGCCAACGAATGCCTTGAAGAGTATATAAATCCTGAATTAGCTATTGAAATGGCAATAGGCGCTTATCGCAAAAAGGGCTATAGCGAAGAGTGGATCAGTCGAAAGCTCTTTAGCATGGAGATAAGAAATGGCCTTAAGAAAGAGGGTTTTAAAGAAAAGACAAATAGGGAGCATGTTTTAGATAGTTTAGCTTAA
- a CDS encoding Ig-like domain-containing protein, with the protein MDKKIFIVSFILLAIFTIGAVGASDVSELTANDLDDNALSLNDGEDLLAGDESGESGKESYFNNDNNYNDENRVNANNLDYGAGDNDASKDKVLSDNVSDYIYATTLSVSVDDTPQSQYPTATVSLNDLSGNPVAEASVSVSVDGDDYMTVITTTDGTCPLSLDNYLSVGSHKVGAEYSGDGTYGPSSASTTFNVLEEYSSYLNTDLFIYTGTGREGGYTSVTGKLTHINQPISNATISLYVDDDFYSNLTTDKQGEIEGMLFNISVGRHELRGEYVGDRGFEPSNATKYFNVLPKDSVSSNIQMTLNASDAQVGTQANAYVLLERQYGGPMEDATISISVDDVFYMNVTTNALGYAFFDLSDDLSVGSHKLSGEYPGNEYTGSSSASITFNILPVDDSSYNFTVTEYANYLDTNTTVLDISSKYYVNGSFNVSVVSPNGTLSTFTQDCSPDGHNNWSMADFGIDGIGSYIISGSLIFKNETLTHFDNQTFHAICIRPIYMESTEANNPLDILVVYNSSDATKVSVNGSGLFEGRKITDGPIVWNLTDLNITELGDYNISVMSYDSKGNLIDRFDYNLTIGPNGDDYKLYAKIDPNSYSTDDVAVALYCPNASWGNDIEVHIYMGNPLEVLTFFPDSVSPTEAASFKKYTLADLRIENSNDYRVEIKDFALNQFPGISFNIKVCYSNMILVSGNGSFEIDFDGASVNATLTDSNGNPISNASVSALVNGVESNCTTDDNGNLIIPFEGNTTVKLTYIDNNGVEIKGTGKYVKESVIKNRTETKIIYQNMTTTTVNSNVDGRIGKYFEVSLQDADGNPIANKTVFIGFNGKVYNRTTNSTGGVSLQINLGYAGKYTFAIAFLGDDDYMGSFEVALITVNKQTPKITASSKAYRPNSKAKSLVATLKSAKGNAISGKKISFTINGKTYSTTTNAKGLATLNVSLSKKGTYSCTAKYAGDGMYKATSTKFSVKIA; encoded by the coding sequence TATTTTAATAATGATAATAACTATAATGATGAAAATAGGGTAAATGCGAATAATCTTGATTATGGTGCTGGTGATAATGATGCATCTAAAGACAAGGTCCTATCTGATAATGTTTCCGATTATATCTATGCCACTACCCTTAGCGTATCTGTCGATGACACTCCTCAAAGCCAGTATCCTACCGCCACTGTCAGCTTAAATGATTTGAGTGGCAATCCTGTTGCTGAAGCCAGCGTTTCCGTCAGTGTCGATGGTGATGATTATATGACTGTAATCACCACAACAGATGGTACATGCCCTCTTTCACTTGATAACTATCTGTCTGTAGGCAGTCATAAGGTTGGGGCAGAGTATTCCGGCGATGGGACTTATGGACCTTCAAGCGCTTCCACCACATTCAATGTATTGGAAGAATATTCCTCTTATCTAAATACAGATTTGTTCATATATACAGGCACTGGCAGGGAAGGGGGCTATACTTCTGTTACAGGTAAGCTGACTCATATAAATCAGCCTATATCCAATGCTACAATTTCCCTTTATGTCGACGATGACTTCTATTCTAATCTGACCACTGATAAGCAAGGCGAAATCGAGGGGATGTTATTCAATATAAGCGTAGGCCGTCATGAGCTTAGGGGAGAATATGTAGGTGATCGAGGATTTGAACCCTCAAATGCCACCAAATACTTCAATGTCTTGCCTAAGGATTCAGTTTCCAGCAATATTCAAATGACACTGAATGCCTCTGATGCTCAAGTGGGAACACAAGCTAATGCATATGTCTTATTGGAAAGACAATATGGAGGCCCTATGGAGGATGCTACAATTTCCATCAGCGTTGATGACGTATTTTATATGAATGTGACCACTAACGCCCTAGGTTATGCTTTCTTTGATTTGTCTGATGACTTGTCTGTAGGCAGCCATAAGCTTTCTGGAGAATATCCTGGCAATGAGTATACAGGCTCATCAAGCGCTTCAATCACTTTCAATATTTTACCAGTGGACGATTCCAGCTATAACTTCACTGTTACCGAATATGCAAATTACTTAGACACTAATACCACAGTTCTTGATATTTCATCAAAATACTATGTCAACGGAAGCTTTAATGTTTCAGTTGTCTCTCCAAACGGAACTCTGTCCACTTTCACTCAAGACTGCAGTCCTGATGGCCATAATAATTGGTCAATGGCTGATTTTGGAATTGATGGCATTGGAAGCTATATCATTTCCGGATCTTTAATCTTTAAGAATGAGACATTAACCCATTTTGACAATCAGACCTTCCATGCAATCTGCATCAGGCCGATATATATGGAAAGCACTGAAGCCAACAATCCGTTGGATATCCTGGTGGTATATAATTCAAGCGATGCAACCAAGGTCTCTGTGAATGGCTCCGGCCTATTTGAAGGACGAAAAATCACTGATGGTCCTATAGTCTGGAATCTTACAGACTTAAACATCACTGAGCTTGGAGACTATAACATCAGCGTTATGTCATATGACAGCAAAGGCAATCTCATTGACAGATTTGACTATAATCTGACCATTGGCCCTAATGGGGACGACTATAAACTCTATGCAAAGATAGATCCAAACTCTTACAGTACTGATGATGTGGCTGTAGCATTATATTGTCCAAATGCATCATGGGGAAATGACATAGAGGTTCATATTTATATGGGCAACCCTCTTGAAGTTCTCACCTTTTTCCCAGATAGCGTTAGTCCTACAGAAGCAGCGTCTTTTAAGAAATACACATTAGCTGATTTGAGAATTGAAAATAGCAATGATTATAGGGTTGAGATTAAGGACTTTGCTCTCAACCAATTCCCAGGGATTTCATTCAACATAAAAGTCTGCTATAGCAATATGATTCTCGTCAGCGGAAACGGAAGCTTTGAGATTGACTTTGATGGTGCGTCAGTCAATGCAACCCTAACAGATTCAAATGGAAATCCTATTTCAAATGCTAGCGTTTCAGCTTTAGTTAATGGAGTAGAGTCTAACTGCACTACAGATGATAATGGTAATCTAATAATTCCATTTGAAGGCAATACAACTGTAAAATTGACTTATATTGATAATAATGGAGTTGAAATAAAAGGCACCGGGAAGTATGTCAAGGAATCTGTCATTAAGAATAGAACTGAAACCAAGATTATCTATCAAAACATGACAACCACTACAGTCAATTCCAATGTAGACGGAAGGATAGGCAAGTACTTTGAAGTAAGTCTGCAGGACGCCGATGGAAACCCAATTGCAAACAAGACTGTATTCATAGGATTCAATGGAAAGGTCTACAACCGTACCACTAACTCTACAGGTGGCGTAAGCTTACAGATCAACCTTGGATATGCTGGAAAATATACATTTGCCATAGCATTCCTTGGAGATGATGATTATATGGGCTCATTTGAAGTTGCTTTAATCACTGTAAACAAGCAGACTCCTAAGATTACAGCAAGCTCTAAGGCTTATAGGCCTAATTCCAAGGCTAAGTCTTTAGTTGCTACATTGAAGTCTGCAAAGGGCAATGCAATAAGCGGCAAGAAGATAAGCTTTACCATTAATGGAAAGACCTATTCAACAACTACAAATGCAAAAGGACTTGCTACATTGAATGTTTCTTTAAGTAAGAAAGGAACTTACTCCTGTACTGCTAAATATGCAGGAGATGGAATGTATAAGGCAACTAGTACTAAGTTTAGTGTAAAAATAGCTTAA